In one window of Sphingomonas sp. BGYR3 DNA:
- a CDS encoding neutral zinc metallopeptidase, giving the protein MRLDDFDPSDNVRDLGSSSGPGGGFGGGGGGNILLGLLPLLLGRKMGCGTLAILAIGAVLFFSMGGGGGLIAPQSGVQAPAGTGTGGGATGAAACNTPERRFSCQVLASTEQTWERIFAESGQRYPAPTLNFYQGGATSGCGFASSAVGPYYCPADQGVFLDTSFFDELANRFGAAGDFAQAYVIAHEVGHHIQTVTGTSERVRREQSRVGEREGNQLSVRMELQADCYAGVWANRNKQYLEAGDIEEGLRAAEAIGDDTLQRQAQGRVVPDSFTHGSSAQRQKWLRIGLDSGNPAACDTFSQPI; this is encoded by the coding sequence ATGCGGCTCGATGATTTCGACCCCAGCGACAATGTTCGCGATCTTGGCAGTTCGTCCGGGCCGGGCGGCGGGTTTGGCGGCGGTGGCGGGGGCAACATCCTGCTTGGCCTGCTGCCGCTCTTGCTGGGGCGAAAGATGGGTTGCGGCACGCTGGCGATCCTTGCAATCGGCGCGGTGCTGTTCTTCTCCATGGGCGGCGGCGGCGGCCTGATCGCCCCGCAATCGGGGGTTCAGGCACCTGCGGGCACGGGCACTGGCGGCGGCGCAACCGGCGCTGCGGCCTGCAACACGCCCGAACGCCGCTTTTCCTGTCAGGTGCTGGCCAGCACCGAACAGACATGGGAACGGATCTTTGCCGAAAGCGGCCAGCGGTATCCCGCCCCCACGCTGAACTTCTACCAGGGCGGCGCAACGTCCGGCTGCGGCTTTGCGTCGTCCGCGGTCGGCCCCTATTACTGCCCGGCGGATCAGGGCGTGTTCCTCGACACCAGCTTTTTCGACGAATTGGCCAACCGATTCGGCGCGGCCGGCGATTTCGCCCAGGCCTATGTCATCGCGCATGAGGTGGGCCATCATATCCAGACCGTGACCGGCACGTCGGAACGCGTGCGCCGCGAACAATCCCGCGTCGGCGAGCGGGAGGGCAACCAGCTGTCCGTCCGCATGGAATTACAGGCGGATTGCTATGCCGGCGTCTGGGCGAACCGGAACAAGCAGTATCTGGAGGCCGGCGATATCGAGGAAGGGCTGCGCGCGGCCGAGGCGATCGGCGACGACACGCTTCAGCGCCAGGCGCAGGGCCGCGTCGTACCGGACAGTTTCACGCACGGTTCGTCGGCTCAGCGGCAGAAATGGCTGCGGATCGGCCTGGACAGTGGCAACCCGGCTGCCTGCGACACGTTCAGTCAACCGATATGA
- a CDS encoding patatin-like phospholipase family protein: MADANPVPARRRSRSMPLPDCVALVLQGGGALGSYQAGVFQALDEAGVPIDWVAGISIGAVNAAIIAGNPPGRRLEQLHAFWSLVTSGLPSMPIYPDDRVREAVHEGSAAWVATFGVPGFFRPRWMHPMLSLPGSCEALSLYDTAPLAETLNQFVDWDRLNSGEVRLSVGAVNVETGNFRFFDTTTDRIDARHIMASGALPPGLPPVEIDGCWWWDGGLVSNTPLTHVLDHQTEPTLVFQVDLFPSRGKRPQTISDVTAREKEIRYSSRTRQITDDRLKLRREREAIRRVIAKLPAELRGDRDVRVLEEMAQDIPVSIVHLIHRRADWQGGNLDFEFSAATMRDHWQAGLTDVARTMANATILAANIEDGKTAAYDLTR; the protein is encoded by the coding sequence ATGGCCGATGCGAACCCCGTCCCCGCCCGCCGCCGCAGCCGATCGATGCCGCTGCCGGATTGTGTCGCTCTGGTGCTGCAGGGCGGGGGTGCGCTGGGCAGTTATCAGGCCGGGGTGTTTCAGGCGCTGGACGAGGCGGGCGTGCCGATCGACTGGGTCGCCGGCATTTCCATTGGCGCGGTGAACGCCGCGATCATTGCGGGCAACCCGCCGGGACGGCGGCTGGAACAGCTGCACGCCTTCTGGTCGCTGGTGACCAGCGGCCTGCCCAGCATGCCGATCTATCCCGACGACCGGGTGCGGGAGGCGGTGCATGAAGGATCGGCCGCCTGGGTCGCGACCTTTGGCGTGCCCGGATTTTTCCGGCCGCGCTGGATGCACCCCATGCTGTCGCTGCCCGGCAGTTGCGAGGCGCTGAGCCTGTACGACACCGCGCCGCTGGCCGAAACGCTGAACCAGTTCGTCGACTGGGACCGGCTGAATTCCGGCGAGGTGCGATTGTCGGTCGGCGCGGTGAATGTCGAAACCGGTAATTTCCGGTTTTTCGACACGACGACCGACCGGATCGATGCGCGGCATATCATGGCGTCGGGTGCGCTGCCGCCCGGCCTGCCGCCCGTTGAGATCGACGGGTGCTGGTGGTGGGACGGGGGCCTGGTGTCCAACACGCCGCTGACCCATGTGCTGGACCATCAGACCGAACCGACTTTGGTGTTTCAGGTCGATCTGTTCCCGTCCCGCGGCAAGCGCCCCCAGACGATCAGCGACGTGACGGCGCGCGAAAAGGAAATCCGCTATTCCAGCCGCACCCGCCAGATCACCGACGACCGGCTGAAGCTGCGCCGCGAGCGAGAGGCGATCCGCCGCGTCATTGCCAAGCTGCCTGCGGAACTGCGCGGCGACCGCGACGTTCGGGTGCTGGAGGAAATGGCACAGGATATCCCGGTCAGCATCGTTCACCTGATCCACCGCCGGGCCGATTGGCAGGGCGGCAATCTGGATTTCGAATTTTCGGCCGCGACGATGCGCGATCACTGGCAGGCGGGGTTGACCGACGTTGCCCGCACCATGGCCAATGCGACCATCCTGGCCGCCAATATCGAAGACGGCAAAACCGCCGCCTATGACCTGACACGATAA
- a CDS encoding 3-hydroxybutyrate dehydrogenase: MFLKGKTAIITGSTSGIGLAYAKALAAEGAAVVINGFGDADAIEKERVALAGLSGAGAHYDPADMTKPDQIAAMIERCHAELGGPDIVINNAGIQHVAPIEDFPPEKWDAIIAINLSSAWHMMRAAVPHMKKAGWGRIISTASAHSLVASPNKSAYVAAKHGINGLTKTIALEVAQHGVTVNCISPGYVWTPLVEKQIPDTMATRGLTREQVINDVLLDAQPTKEFVTSEQVAALALFLCRDEAASITGANLSMDGGWTAA, from the coding sequence ATGTTTCTGAAGGGCAAGACCGCGATCATCACCGGTTCCACCTCTGGCATCGGGCTTGCCTATGCCAAGGCGCTGGCGGCCGAGGGCGCGGCGGTGGTCATCAACGGCTTTGGCGATGCCGATGCCATCGAAAAGGAGCGGGTGGCGCTGGCCGGCCTGTCGGGTGCGGGCGCGCATTACGATCCGGCCGACATGACAAAGCCCGATCAGATCGCGGCGATGATTGAACGGTGCCATGCCGAACTGGGCGGGCCGGACATCGTCATCAACAATGCCGGTATCCAGCATGTAGCCCCGATCGAGGATTTTCCGCCGGAAAAATGGGACGCGATCATCGCCATCAACCTGTCGTCCGCATGGCACATGATGCGCGCTGCCGTGCCGCACATGAAAAAGGCGGGGTGGGGCCGGATCATCAGCACCGCGTCCGCCCATTCGCTGGTCGCCAGCCCCAACAAGTCCGCCTATGTTGCCGCCAAGCACGGCATCAACGGCCTGACCAAGACGATCGCGCTGGAAGTGGCGCAGCACGGCGTGACGGTAAACTGCATCTCGCCGGGCTATGTCTGGACCCCGCTGGTCGAAAAGCAGATCCCGGACACGATGGCCACGCGCGGTCTGACGCGGGAACAGGTGATCAACGACGTGCTGCTGGATGCGCAGCCCACTAAGGAATTCGTGACGTCCGAACAGGTCGCGGCGCTGGCGCTGTTCCTGTGCCGGGACGAGGCGGCGTCGATTACGGGTGCGAACCTCAGCATGGATGGCGGCTGGACGGCGGCCTGA
- a CDS encoding DUF4893 domain-containing protein, which translates to MRIAPLIPLAVLAACSTGPELRVPAAVADVVPPAAAEGMEWRAVALPADRTRLRNWRKTWVTTLDAVRPVASAEIAAEGKLFDPDLAVEGPIPPAGAYRCRWFKLGTIGRATDPFVAVPAQQCTVWAEGATGGIRFDDGVQRPIAMLLPDTSGRAVALGSLMLDHEQVPHAYGRDPLRDIAGYVDRIDNRRWRMVIPGPRFESQLDVIEIVPVAAD; encoded by the coding sequence ATGCGCATCGCTCCCCTGATCCCGCTCGCCGTGCTGGCGGCCTGTTCCACCGGACCCGAATTGCGGGTGCCGGCAGCCGTTGCCGATGTGGTCCCGCCCGCCGCGGCCGAGGGGATGGAGTGGCGGGCGGTGGCGCTGCCCGCCGATCGCACGCGGCTGCGCAACTGGCGCAAGACCTGGGTCACCACGCTGGACGCCGTGCGCCCGGTCGCGTCGGCAGAAATCGCGGCGGAGGGCAAGCTTTTCGACCCCGACCTGGCGGTGGAAGGGCCGATCCCGCCCGCCGGTGCCTATCGCTGTCGCTGGTTCAAGCTGGGCACGATCGGGCGGGCGACCGATCCGTTCGTCGCCGTGCCGGCGCAGCAATGCACCGTCTGGGCCGAGGGTGCGACGGGCGGCATCCGGTTCGACGACGGGGTGCAGCGGCCGATTGCCATGCTGTTGCCCGATACCAGCGGCCGGGCCGTGGCGCTGGGCAGCCTGATGCTGGATCACGAGCAGGTCCCCCATGCCTATGGCCGCGATCCGTTGCGCGACATTGCCGGATATGTCGATCGCATCGACAACCGGCGCTGGCGCATGGTCATCCCCGGCCCGCGGTTCGAGTCGCAGCTGGACGTGATCGAGATCGTGCCGGTCGCTGCCGATTGA
- a CDS encoding amidohydrolase codes for MIRTIAIASLFVATPALADPVSDATAREMPSLMTLYRDLHAAPELSLQEVKTAARMAVEVRKLGFEVTEKVGGTGVVAVMRNGPGPVVLIRADMDGLPVTEATGLPFASKVRVTTKDGVETGVMHACGHDTHMASWVGTARNLAAMKGQWSGTVVMVAQPAEEVGKGARMMLEDGLYTRFPKPAHVIGFHDSAGLPAGVIGMKDDYIFANVDSVDVLVRGKGGHGAYPHTTQDPIVLAARIVGALQTLVSRELDVQSEPGVVTVGSIHAGAKHNIIPDEAKLQITVRSYSDAVRKKLLDGIARIAKGEAIAAGIPDDRLPVVTVQDEFTPATFNTAPQTDRLRTLFTGRFGEARVKDVPATMGGEDFSRFWLADKGVQSTLFWVGGVPQDRWAAAEAGKAALPSLHNAGWAPDAEKVIATATEAMTAATLDLLKRG; via the coding sequence ATGATCCGCACCATCGCCATCGCCAGCCTGTTCGTGGCCACGCCCGCGCTGGCCGATCCGGTCAGCGATGCCACCGCGCGCGAGATGCCGTCGCTGATGACGCTGTACCGCGACCTGCACGCCGCACCGGAACTGAGCCTGCAGGAGGTAAAGACCGCCGCCCGCATGGCAGTGGAGGTGCGCAAGCTGGGGTTCGAGGTGACGGAAAAGGTCGGCGGCACCGGCGTCGTCGCGGTGATGCGCAACGGCCCCGGCCCGGTGGTGCTGATCCGCGCCGACATGGACGGATTGCCCGTGACCGAGGCGACGGGCCTGCCCTTTGCGTCGAAGGTACGGGTGACGACCAAGGACGGGGTGGAAACCGGCGTCATGCACGCGTGTGGCCATGACACGCACATGGCCAGCTGGGTCGGCACGGCGCGCAACCTGGCGGCGATGAAGGGGCAATGGTCCGGCACCGTGGTGATGGTGGCCCAGCCCGCCGAGGAAGTGGGCAAGGGCGCGCGCATGATGCTGGAGGACGGGCTGTACACCCGGTTTCCCAAGCCCGCGCACGTCATCGGCTTTCACGACAGCGCCGGGCTGCCCGCGGGCGTGATCGGGATGAAGGACGATTATATCTTTGCCAATGTCGATTCGGTCGATGTGCTGGTGCGCGGCAAGGGCGGGCACGGCGCCTACCCTCACACGACGCAGGACCCGATCGTGCTGGCCGCGCGCATCGTCGGCGCGTTGCAGACGCTGGTGTCGCGGGAACTGGACGTGCAGAGCGAGCCGGGCGTGGTGACGGTGGGCAGCATCCATGCGGGTGCCAAGCACAACATCATTCCCGATGAGGCCAAGCTGCAGATCACCGTGCGCAGCTATTCCGACGCCGTTCGCAAGAAGCTGCTCGACGGAATTGCCCGTATTGCCAAGGGAGAGGCGATTGCCGCCGGGATCCCGGACGATCGCCTGCCGGTCGTGACGGTGCAGGATGAATTCACGCCTGCCACGTTCAACACCGCCCCGCAGACCGACCGGCTGCGCACGCTGTTCACCGGGCGCTTTGGCGAGGCGCGGGTAAAGGACGTGCCCGCGACGATGGGCGGAGAGGATTTCAGCCGGTTCTGGCTGGCCGACAAGGGCGTGCAATCCACCCTGTTCTGGGTCGGCGGTGTGCCGCAGGACCGGTGGGCCGCGGCAGAGGCGGGCAAGGCGGCGCTGCCGTCGCTGCACAATGCCGGCTGGGCCCCCGATGCGGAAAAGGTGATCGCAACCGCGACCGAGGCGATGACGGCAGCCACGCTCGACCTGTTGAAGCGGGGGTAA
- a CDS encoding Bax inhibitor-1/YccA family protein: MANWSDPRTTAAPYGSGVDTRSAAFDAGLRSYMLSVYNYMTSGVLLTGIVALLFSWGGESSPAYAIMAGGGPLAWIIALSPLAIVFAMSFGQNRMSTGTLQALYWGFAVLMGLSLSTIFLTYTGTSIAGAFFATAAGFAALSLWGYTTKKDLSAFGTFLIVGLVGIIVASLINLFVQSSALSLIVSIAGVLIFAGLTAYDTQKIKSIYFHVAGTEMQGKVVIMGALNLYLDFINMFLFILRLFGSRD, from the coding sequence ATGGCAAACTGGTCTGACCCCCGCACGACTGCGGCGCCCTATGGGTCGGGCGTGGACACGCGCTCGGCCGCATTCGATGCCGGCCTGCGGTCCTACATGCTGTCGGTCTATAACTACATGACGTCCGGCGTGCTGCTGACGGGCATTGTCGCGCTGCTCTTTTCATGGGGCGGCGAAAGCTCGCCCGCCTATGCCATCATGGCTGGCGGCGGCCCGCTGGCCTGGATCATCGCGCTGTCGCCGCTTGCGATCGTATTCGCGATGAGCTTTGGCCAGAACCGGATGAGCACTGGCACGCTGCAGGCGCTGTACTGGGGCTTTGCGGTCCTGATGGGTCTGTCGCTGTCGACGATCTTCCTGACCTATACCGGCACGTCGATCGCGGGCGCGTTCTTCGCCACCGCGGCGGGCTTTGCGGCGCTCAGCCTGTGGGGCTACACCACGAAAAAGGATCTGTCGGCGTTCGGCACGTTCCTGATCGTTGGCCTGGTTGGCATCATCGTGGCCAGCCTGATCAACCTGTTCGTGCAGTCGAGCGCGCTCAGCCTGATCGTCTCGATCGCCGGTGTGCTGATCTTCGCGGGCCTGACCGCCTATGACACGCAGAAGATCAAGAGCATCTATTTCCACGTTGCCGGAACGGAGATGCAGGGCAAGGTCGTCATCATGGGCGCGCTGAACCTGTACCTCGATTTCATCAACATGTTCCTGTTCATCCTGCGCCTGTTCGGCAGCCGCGACTAA
- the thpR gene encoding RNA 2',3'-cyclic phosphodiesterase, translating to MHRLFVAIRPPRAMRQQLMLLMHGIHAARWQSDDQLHLTLRYIGEVRGDVAEDIALALSRVTGPPVSLALDGVGRFERRGRTDAVWAGVTPHAPLAALHRKIDQALIRIGLSPEGRAYLPHITLARLNAGSGPVDGFLAANAGLSSGAEGVGDFRLYESHLGGEGAVYETVARYPLTG from the coding sequence ATGCACCGCCTGTTCGTTGCGATCCGTCCGCCGCGCGCCATGCGCCAGCAATTGATGCTGTTGATGCACGGCATTCATGCCGCGCGCTGGCAGTCGGACGACCAGTTGCACCTGACGCTGCGCTATATCGGCGAGGTGCGCGGCGATGTGGCAGAGGATATCGCGCTGGCGCTGAGCCGCGTCACGGGGCCGCCGGTATCGCTGGCGCTGGACGGCGTTGGCCGGTTCGAACGGCGGGGCCGCACGGACGCGGTCTGGGCAGGCGTGACGCCGCACGCGCCGCTGGCCGCGCTGCATCGCAAGATCGATCAGGCGCTGATCCGCATCGGCCTGTCGCCCGAGGGGCGCGCCTATCTGCCGCACATCACGCTGGCCCGGCTGAATGCGGGCAGCGGGCCGGTGGACGGCTTTCTGGCGGCGAATGCGGGGCTGAGCAGCGGTGCGGAGGGGGTCGGCGATTTCCGCCTGTATGAAAGCCATCTGGGCGGGGAGGGGGCGGTGTATGAAACCGTGGCGCGATATCCGCTGACGGGATGA
- a CDS encoding PaaI family thioesterase, giving the protein MTLPPYAAMLGVTLDTDAGSGPPHLVLPFADHVIGRPGFLHGGAIGGLLEIAAIVALRHALGDADTRAKQINVTIDFMRGGRAKPTRAVGIVTRLGSRIANVEAVAWQDDRDQPIAAARMNYRLGD; this is encoded by the coding sequence ATGACGCTGCCCCCCTATGCCGCCATGCTGGGCGTGACGCTGGATACCGACGCGGGATCGGGTCCGCCGCACCTTGTCCTGCCCTTTGCCGACCATGTGATCGGCCGGCCCGGTTTCCTGCATGGCGGGGCGATTGGCGGCCTGCTGGAGATCGCAGCCATCGTCGCGCTGCGCCATGCGCTTGGCGATGCGGACACCCGTGCCAAGCAGATCAACGTCACCATCGATTTCATGCGCGGCGGCCGGGCCAAACCGACCCGCGCGGTCGGCATCGTCACCCGCCTGGGCAGCCGGATCGCGAATGTGGAGGCCGTTGCGTGGCAGGATGACCGCGATCAGCCGATTGCCGCCGCGCGCATGAACTATCGCCTGGGCGACTGA
- a CDS encoding PaaI family thioesterase: MDASPQFVFDPARFFEARVGGHGSHLGVDYGSHGADWCELILPWRDDLVGDPASGVIASGAIVTLMDMATAISVWLKRGVFAPQATLDLRIDYLRGARPGATVVGRGECYRVSRSVAFVRGQAHDGDAGDPIAHVAGTFMLLDMPA; this comes from the coding sequence ATGGATGCGTCGCCCCAATTCGTGTTTGATCCCGCCCGCTTCTTTGAAGCGCGCGTCGGGGGGCATGGCAGCCATCTGGGCGTCGATTATGGCAGCCATGGCGCCGACTGGTGCGAACTGATCCTGCCGTGGCGCGACGATCTGGTTGGCGATCCGGCCAGCGGGGTCATCGCATCCGGGGCGATCGTCACACTGATGGACATGGCGACCGCCATTTCCGTGTGGCTGAAACGCGGCGTTTTCGCGCCTCAGGCGACGCTCGATCTGCGCATCGATTATCTGCGCGGCGCCCGGCCCGGCGCCACCGTGGTCGGGCGCGGCGAATGTTATCGGGTCAGCCGGTCGGTCGCCTTTGTCCGGGGCCAGGCGCATGACGGCGATGCCGGCGATCCGATCGCCCATGTCGCGGGCACGTTCATGCTGCTGGACATGCCGGCATGA